In the genome of Paramisgurnus dabryanus chromosome 18, PD_genome_1.1, whole genome shotgun sequence, one region contains:
- the angptl5 gene encoding angiopoietin-related protein 5 translates to MIWITLFLFHIFSYLFASSDLHVNTRNIHHDEPVILNEQSEDVSFQSQKEYNSGTGKDKCTMPCEMTAKLMRDEKHSLCSILQHTMVSYTRSTRKLIRDLIDEQQKTLEILSSQMIELMTKVNTLSLDVQRSNSDVFSIHPMQSHGRDCSDIKETLGAVSPKIPSGIYIIQPENTDVSFEVFCEMDYMEGGWTVIQRRTDGLTDFKKVWSEYLDGFGHLPSEHWLGLRKVLYILNQRNTRFQLHVSLVSQDDSTAYASYDNFWLEDETKFFALHLGRYAGSAGDAFRGYDQEHNQETAPFSTSDVDNDGCSPFCTFDEKAVESCSVHQNNTGWWFNQCGKANLNGSQMDHDHSNQSHIRWDTWTKNGIPVKIKSVTMKIRRVEVPNSK, encoded by the exons ATGATCTGGATAACTCTatttttgtttcatattttttctTATCTTTTTGCATCATCAGATCTGCATGTG AATACCAGGAACATTCATCACGATGAACCAGTAATATTAAATGAACAATCTGAAGATGTGTCTTTTCAAAGCCAAAAAGAATATAACAGCGGTACTGGCAAAGACAAGTGCACAATGCCATGTGAAATGACTGCAAAACTAATGCGTGATGAGAAGCATTCCCTGTGCA GTATCCTCCAACATACCATGGTATCATATACAAGAAGCACCAGAAAGTTGATTAGAGACCTCATTGATGAACAGCAGAAGACTTTGGAGATCCTCTCAAGTCAG ATGATTGAACTTATGACCAAAGTAAACACACTGAGTTTAGATGTACAGAGAAGCAACAGCGACGTCTTTTCCATTCACCCTATGCAGTCCCACG GAAGAGATTGTAGTGACATCAAAGAGACACTAGGGGCAGTATCTCCGAAAATCCCTAGTGGAATTTACATCATTCAGCCAGAAAACACAGATGTTTCATTTGAGG TGTTTTGTGAGATGGATTACATGGAAGGTGGATGGACGGTAATCCAAAGAAGAACAGATGGTCTCACTGACTTCAAAAAAGTGTGGTCAGAGTACTTGGATGGTTTTGGACACTTACCAA GTGAACATTGGTTGGGTCTGAGAAAGGTCTTGTATATTTTGAATCAGAGGAACACACGTTTCCAGCTGCATGTGTCTCTGGTCTCGCAAGATGATTCCACAGCCTATGCTTCGTATGACAATTTCTGGCTTGAAGATGAAACCAAATTCTTCGCATTACACCTTGGCAGATATGCCGGTAGTGCAG GGGATGCATTCAGAGGATACGACCAAGAGCATAACCAGGAAACGGCTCCATTCAGTACCTCTGATGTTGACAACGATGGCTGTAGTCCATTTTGCACTTTTGATGAGAAAGCCGTTGAGAGCTGCAGCGTGCATCAGAACAACACAGGATGGTGGTTTAACCAGTGTGGCAAGGCAAATTTAAATGGCTCACAAATGGACCATGATCACTCTAACCAGTCACATATTCGCTGGGATACCTGGACAAAGAACGGCATACCTGTCAAAATCAAATCGGTGACTATGAAGATCAGGAGGGTTGAGGTCCCGAACTCAAAATAA